The Camelina sativa cultivar DH55 unplaced genomic scaffold, Cs unpScaffold07100, whole genome shotgun sequence DNA segment ATCCAGCTTAGAAAGTCGCCTAGCTTGGCTTAGAGAATCTTTTCTCCAGGGAAAAGATGAAGTTAGTGCCTTGCAAAACCAGATCGAAAGTGTAAGCACGTCTCTTTCAGCACAAATGGAGGAGAAAGATAACATCAGAAAAGAGCTGGATGATTTAACTTTCAGTTTGAAAAAATTGGAGGAATCTGCAGAGCGAGTTTCTTTGGAGAGAGATGAAACTGTGAGGAGACTTGTGGAAATCTCTGGCTTGATGACAGAAGGAGCCGAAGATCATCCTTCT contains these protein-coding regions:
- the LOC109131875 gene encoding uncharacterized protein LOC109131875 gives rise to the protein SLESRLAWLRESFLQGKDEVSALQNQIESVSTSLSAQMEEKDNIRKELDDLTFSLKKLEESAERVSLERDETVRRLVEISGLMTEGAEDHPSSAINLLVDRSFEKIERQIRNSSDSSYGNEEIFESFQSLLYVRDQELSLCKEMLGEEVQVSLQV